One Streptomyces sp. RPA4-2 genomic window carries:
- a CDS encoding fumarylacetoacetate hydrolase family protein, translating to MSTNVLRTTGGASRSSEAESGGGWWVVRDERAVRIQTKASTTAELLADRDAVREAAASTENGTPVADLVTLPPVTTPCRVVAQMVNYRSHAKDSGFTGDIPPTFFRKASGSVSGPHDAIIRPAHVKFLDYEVELGLVMGATLPVGTVVEEQDLPRYVAGLVLTNDVSARDVQLTKTQFYESKSYPTFTPTGPYLTLLEPEDFAHLLNLRLRLSVNGVSRQDRTLADMIVRPAQALTLLARFQTLDPGDLLLTGTPGGTALKAPPKAAEKIAALLPPALKWKAFFKGQAKNPKYLRSGDLITATIATPDGHIDLGEQRTPVTDAP from the coding sequence ATGAGCACCAACGTTCTGCGCACCACCGGGGGCGCCTCCCGCTCGAGCGAAGCCGAGAGTGGGGGAGGCTGGTGGGTCGTCCGGGACGAACGCGCCGTCCGCATCCAGACCAAGGCCAGCACCACCGCCGAACTGCTCGCCGACCGGGACGCGGTCCGCGAAGCCGCCGCTTCCACTGAGAACGGCACGCCCGTCGCCGACCTGGTGACACTGCCACCGGTCACCACCCCGTGCCGGGTCGTCGCGCAGATGGTCAACTACCGCAGCCACGCCAAGGATTCAGGATTCACCGGCGACATCCCGCCCACCTTCTTCCGCAAGGCGTCCGGTTCGGTCAGCGGCCCCCACGATGCGATCATCCGTCCCGCGCATGTGAAGTTCCTCGACTACGAGGTGGAACTCGGCCTCGTCATGGGCGCGACCCTGCCGGTGGGTACCGTCGTCGAGGAGCAGGACCTGCCGCGCTACGTCGCCGGCCTCGTCCTGACCAACGACGTCAGCGCCCGCGACGTCCAGCTCACCAAGACCCAGTTCTACGAGAGCAAGTCCTACCCGACCTTCACACCGACGGGTCCGTACCTGACCCTGCTGGAGCCCGAGGACTTCGCCCATCTGCTGAACCTGCGGCTGCGGCTGTCGGTCAACGGCGTGTCGCGCCAAGACCGCACGCTGGCCGACATGATCGTGCGGCCCGCGCAGGCGCTCACCCTGCTCGCCCGCTTCCAGACCCTCGACCCGGGCGACCTGCTGCTGACCGGCACTCCCGGCGGCACGGCCCTGAAGGCCCCGCCCAAGGCGGCCGAGAAGATCGCCGCGCTGCTGCCGCCCGCACTGAAGTGGAAGGCGTTCTTCAAGGGCCAGGCCAAGAACCCCAAGTACCTGCGCAGCGGTGACCTCATCACCGCCACGATCGCCACCCCGGACGGCCACATCGACCTCGGCGAGCAGCGGACCCCCGTCACGGACGCACCATGA
- a CDS encoding VOC family protein: MSHTPVNRADPRTPHQDLHSEQGALRGEHPGRSRNPVIKAADLAWLEFEKPDLDRAEVFARDFGFAIAARTERELWLRGTFAGSPCMVIRRGRASRFIGPAFRAAERADLDRLARATGSTVRDIGVPGGGQEVALLDPSGLPVRVVHCAEQLPALPEQEPLILNFGTDHRRTNTTQRPPREPSRIQRLGHVVLESRVFARTLDWYLDTLGMIVSDFLFLDGQRGRGPTMAFIRCDQGSAAVDHHTLALHLGPGTGYVHSAYQVTDLDSIAAGGEYLAERGYQRSWGIGRHIQGSQLFDYWRDPDHFMLEHFADGDLFSCDLEPGWAPMSASGLAQWGPPVTRDFLGASPSPAKLREVMTALRGDNELDPARLLGLMKAMSS; this comes from the coding sequence ATGTCCCACACCCCCGTTAACAGGGCCGATCCCCGGACGCCCCACCAAGACCTCCACAGTGAGCAGGGCGCCCTGCGCGGAGAGCACCCAGGACGTTCCCGGAACCCCGTGATCAAGGCGGCGGATCTGGCCTGGCTCGAGTTCGAGAAGCCGGACCTGGACCGGGCCGAGGTCTTCGCACGTGACTTCGGGTTCGCTATCGCCGCCCGCACCGAGCGGGAGCTGTGGCTGCGCGGTACCTTCGCAGGCTCACCCTGCATGGTCATTCGGCGGGGGCGTGCGTCCCGGTTCATCGGGCCGGCGTTCCGGGCGGCCGAGCGCGCCGACCTCGACCGGCTGGCACGCGCCACCGGCAGTACCGTCCGGGACATCGGCGTACCGGGCGGGGGCCAGGAGGTAGCCCTGCTCGACCCCTCGGGCCTGCCGGTCCGGGTCGTGCACTGCGCCGAGCAGCTGCCCGCGCTGCCCGAGCAGGAGCCGCTGATCCTCAACTTCGGTACCGACCATCGCCGTACGAACACCACCCAGCGGCCGCCCCGTGAGCCGTCCCGTATCCAGCGGCTGGGCCATGTAGTGCTGGAATCACGGGTGTTCGCCCGGACCCTGGACTGGTACCTGGACACCCTCGGGATGATCGTGTCCGACTTCCTGTTCCTCGACGGGCAGCGCGGGCGCGGGCCGACGATGGCGTTCATCCGGTGCGACCAGGGCAGCGCGGCGGTCGATCACCACACGCTGGCCCTGCACCTGGGGCCCGGAACCGGCTACGTCCACTCGGCCTACCAGGTCACCGACCTCGACTCGATCGCCGCCGGCGGGGAGTACCTGGCCGAACGCGGCTACCAGCGCAGCTGGGGCATCGGCCGGCACATCCAGGGCAGCCAGCTGTTCGACTACTGGCGCGATCCCGACCACTTCATGCTGGAGCACTTCGCCGACGGCGACCTCTTCTCCTGCGACCTGGAGCCCGGCTGGGCACCGATGTCGGCGAGCGGCCTGGCCCAGTGGGGCCCGCCGGTCACCCGCGACTTCCTGGGCGCCAGCCCGTCCCCCGCCAAGCTGCGCGAGGTCATGACGGCCCTGCGCGGTGACAACGAACTCGACCCCGCACGCCTGCTGGGCCTGATGAAAGCGATGAGCTCATGA
- a CDS encoding SpoIIE family protein phosphatase, giving the protein MDFTADSLLSRAAHELSPRADELVHDVVQCLRREVPELWDEPDIARMTGENVAEHVRALLFGIAHDVEPRRIHLPAADAERARRLAQHGKPVTTLLRAVRLAQGLILDKLLEELPLLTSDAETISGAARKLITLATEYTDRTSERGVLAFQDERDRQVQWRLSVVNEASMRVGTTLDIVRTAQELADLATECLADAVTVDLLDTPSGDEPSALGTRMLRRAAQRSVTDGFPETTCLEANSGEPLVRPEQLHRYPDGSPQAQVLVTGQPSRHHPAPSTSMLLIPLCARGTTLGVAQFLRHRPDAYGDEDLLLAQEIAARAAVAVDNARRYTHARATALALQRSLLPRGTPEQSAVEVASRYLPAAAQLGVGGDWYDVIPLSGARVALVVGDVVGHGIQAAATMGRLRTAVRTLADLDLPPDELLTHLDDVVIRLSGEVSAEATVETDTEAAGDLGATCLYAVYDPVAGCCTLARAGHVPPVVMTRDGTASILELPAGPPLGVGGLPFETVEIDLPGGSLIALYTDGLVEALDHDVEAGITRLCQALAQPSTSLEASCDAIFEALLPAERPHDDVALLLARTHVLGDRQVATWDVDADPAEVARARACVCEQLSTWGLEELVFTTELVVSELVTNAIRYGRPPIQLRLIHDRTLMCEVADAGSTTPHLRRARVFDEGGRGLFLVAQLAERWGTRHARRGKTVWAECGLGAPDLFSEAEALGLDSLPGAL; this is encoded by the coding sequence GTGGACTTCACCGCGGACAGTCTTCTGTCACGTGCCGCGCATGAACTCAGCCCGCGAGCGGACGAGCTGGTCCACGACGTAGTGCAGTGCCTGCGACGCGAGGTCCCCGAGCTGTGGGACGAACCGGACATCGCACGGATGACGGGGGAGAACGTCGCCGAGCACGTCCGCGCCCTACTTTTCGGCATCGCGCACGACGTTGAGCCACGGCGGATCCATCTGCCGGCTGCCGACGCGGAGCGCGCGCGCCGGCTGGCTCAACATGGGAAGCCGGTCACAACGCTGCTGCGCGCCGTCCGGCTCGCGCAGGGCCTCATCCTGGACAAGCTGCTCGAAGAGCTGCCCCTGCTCACCAGCGATGCTGAGACGATCAGCGGCGCGGCACGCAAGTTGATCACGCTGGCGACCGAATACACGGACCGTACATCGGAGAGGGGCGTCCTGGCCTTCCAGGACGAGCGGGACCGCCAGGTGCAGTGGCGTCTGTCGGTGGTGAACGAGGCAAGCATGCGCGTCGGGACGACCCTGGACATTGTGCGCACCGCCCAGGAGTTGGCGGACCTGGCCACGGAGTGTCTCGCCGATGCCGTCACCGTCGACCTCCTCGACACGCCCTCCGGAGACGAGCCTTCGGCGCTGGGCACCCGCATGCTCCGCCGGGCCGCCCAGCGGTCGGTGACGGACGGATTCCCCGAGACGACCTGCCTGGAAGCGAACTCCGGTGAACCGTTGGTTCGGCCAGAGCAGCTCCACAGGTATCCGGACGGCTCCCCACAGGCGCAGGTCCTGGTCACCGGGCAGCCCTCACGGCACCACCCCGCCCCGTCCACATCCATGCTGCTGATACCGCTGTGCGCGCGTGGCACCACGCTGGGCGTCGCGCAGTTCCTCCGGCACAGGCCCGACGCCTACGGGGACGAGGACCTGCTTCTCGCCCAGGAGATCGCGGCCAGGGCTGCGGTGGCCGTCGACAACGCCCGCCGATACACGCATGCGCGCGCCACGGCCCTCGCCCTCCAGCGCAGCCTGCTCCCACGCGGCACACCCGAGCAGTCTGCCGTCGAGGTCGCCTCCCGCTACCTGCCCGCTGCCGCCCAGCTCGGCGTGGGCGGCGACTGGTACGACGTCATCCCGCTCTCCGGTGCCAGGGTCGCACTCGTGGTCGGCGACGTGGTCGGCCACGGCATCCAGGCCGCCGCCACCATGGGCCGGCTGCGGACCGCTGTACGCACCCTCGCCGACCTCGATCTGCCACCCGACGAACTCCTTACCCACCTGGACGACGTCGTCATCCGTCTGTCCGGCGAAGTCTCTGCCGAAGCCACCGTCGAGACGGACACCGAAGCCGCGGGAGACCTCGGGGCCACCTGTCTGTACGCCGTATACGATCCCGTTGCCGGCTGCTGCACCCTCGCCCGCGCAGGCCACGTGCCGCCCGTCGTGATGACTCGGGACGGAACCGCCAGCATCCTCGAGCTGCCGGCCGGCCCACCTCTCGGAGTGGGCGGCCTGCCGTTCGAGACGGTGGAGATCGATCTGCCCGGGGGCAGCCTCATCGCCCTCTACACCGACGGCCTGGTCGAGGCCCTCGACCACGACGTCGAGGCAGGCATCACCCGGCTGTGCCAGGCCCTCGCGCAGCCCTCCACCTCCCTGGAGGCGAGCTGCGACGCCATCTTCGAAGCGCTGCTGCCGGCAGAGCGACCCCACGACGATGTGGCTCTCCTCCTGGCCCGCACCCACGTCCTCGGGGACCGTCAGGTCGCCACGTGGGATGTGGATGCCGACCCTGCCGAGGTCGCCCGGGCCAGAGCGTGCGTCTGCGAGCAGCTCAGCACCTGGGGACTGGAGGAACTCGTCTTCACCACGGAACTTGTGGTCAGCGAACTGGTCACCAACGCCATCCGTTACGGTCGGCCCCCCATCCAGCTGCGTCTCATCCACGACCGCACGCTCATGTGCGAGGTCGCGGACGCCGGCAGCACGACTCCGCACCTGCGGCGGGCCCGTGTCTTCGACGAGGGCGGGCGAGGCCTGTTCCTCGTCGCCCAACTCGCCGAGCGCTGGGGAACGCGTCATGCCCGACGAGGCAAGACGGTCTGGGCGGAGTGCGGCCTGGGTGCGCCGGACCTCTTCTCGGAAGCGGAAGCGCTGGGGTTGGACAGCCTTCCGGGGGCTCTGTGA
- a CDS encoding cytochrome P450 — MSTQPETGLRPIRSPRGVPFFGHTPQIPSTNPVEYFGELSKQFPEGLYGMEIAGIEQVFVWDPDLVAEVCDETRFYKQIEKTPLNHVRDFTGAGLFTAHQHEEEWGMAHRILLPAFSQRAMKAYYGQMLEIAQNLAGKWGSKEGQPVNITDDYTRLTLDTIALSGFGYRFDSFAKEDLHPFLNALLQALVESLRRSQELPMMTKLRKADDKKYRENVQLMRDLVGNVIKERREGRGTGEDDLLGLMLQATDPETGKGLDDDNVRDQVVTFLIAGHETTSGLLSFATYSLMRNPHVLAQAYAEVDRLMPGNTVPDYDTIMQMDVIPRILEETLRLWAPIPLIGKSPLEDTVIGGCYGLKKGTRVNILEGPLHTHPKAWERPQEFDINRWLPENRVDHHPHAYKPFGNGVRACIGRQFALTEARLALALVLQKFKFSDPSDYKMDVREALTRKPGDFTLVVRARQEHERTVFGAADLQTDDTRQQVAVSGVGVNLTVAYGSSLGSCEDLARTIADRGERSGFGTTLVGLDELGDNLPTEGLLVVVASSYNGKAPDNAQRFDDLLAAGLPEGSLSNVRFALLGAGNTQWVATYQGFPKRIEAGLLAAGATRVIERGIADAAGDFDGMASRWMNTLWTTLAEEYAADASETTGPRFQVQLLTEADVRPAIVSEQAYPLTVVANDELVSDATGLWDFSIEPPRPAAKSITVELPDGVTYDTGNHLAVFAKNEPQLVNRALARLGVDRDQVLRLDQPAGGRTHLPVGTPVTAGLLFTEFVELQDVATRSQIQALAEHTQCPWTRPQLQAYTADTAEAEERYQTEVLGKRVSVLNLLERFPAVELPLAVALEMMGPIRPRFYSISSSPLADPRHVRLTVGLLEGPALSGDGRYRGTCSSYIVSLNPGDVVYGYVRVPSPTFAPPADPATPLILIGPGTGIAPLRGFLEERAHQHENGTQVGLSQVFVGCRHPEHDYFYRQEMQDWEQAGIAQVHTAFSAVAGHPARFVQDAIAGAADTVWQAIQNGAYVYVCGDGRRMAPAVREALAAIYRRHTGSDDETAQQWLAQLEADERYQQDVFA, encoded by the coding sequence ATGTCCACACAGCCCGAGACCGGCCTGCGACCCATCCGGTCTCCGCGCGGGGTCCCGTTCTTCGGACACACGCCGCAGATACCCAGCACCAACCCGGTGGAGTACTTCGGCGAGCTGTCCAAGCAGTTTCCCGAGGGTCTCTATGGCATGGAGATCGCCGGCATCGAACAGGTCTTCGTCTGGGACCCGGACCTGGTGGCCGAGGTCTGCGACGAGACGCGGTTCTACAAGCAGATCGAGAAGACGCCGCTGAACCATGTCCGGGACTTCACGGGTGCGGGCCTGTTCACGGCCCACCAGCACGAGGAGGAATGGGGCATGGCGCACCGGATCCTCCTGCCGGCGTTCAGCCAGCGAGCCATGAAGGCCTACTACGGGCAAATGCTGGAGATCGCCCAGAACCTGGCGGGCAAGTGGGGGAGCAAGGAGGGCCAGCCGGTCAACATCACCGACGACTACACCCGGCTCACCCTGGACACGATCGCCCTGTCAGGGTTCGGCTACCGGTTCGACTCCTTCGCCAAGGAGGATCTGCACCCCTTCCTCAACGCGCTGCTGCAGGCGCTCGTGGAGTCGCTGCGGCGCTCGCAGGAACTGCCGATGATGACCAAGCTCCGCAAGGCGGACGACAAGAAATACCGCGAGAACGTCCAGCTGATGCGGGACCTGGTCGGAAATGTGATCAAGGAGCGCCGCGAGGGCAGGGGCACGGGCGAGGACGACCTGCTGGGGCTGATGCTGCAGGCCACGGACCCCGAGACCGGCAAGGGGCTGGATGACGACAACGTCCGTGACCAGGTGGTCACCTTCCTGATCGCCGGTCACGAGACCACCAGCGGCCTGCTCTCGTTCGCCACGTACTCGCTGATGCGCAACCCGCACGTCCTGGCCCAAGCCTACGCCGAGGTGGACCGGCTGATGCCGGGCAACACGGTCCCGGACTACGACACGATCATGCAGATGGATGTGATCCCGCGGATTCTGGAGGAGACCCTGCGCCTGTGGGCCCCCATCCCCCTGATCGGCAAGTCCCCGCTGGAGGACACCGTCATCGGCGGCTGCTACGGGCTGAAGAAGGGAACAAGGGTCAACATCCTCGAAGGCCCGCTGCACACCCATCCCAAGGCGTGGGAGCGGCCGCAGGAGTTCGACATCAACCGGTGGCTGCCGGAGAACCGGGTCGACCACCACCCGCATGCCTACAAGCCGTTCGGCAACGGCGTGCGGGCCTGCATCGGACGGCAGTTCGCGCTCACCGAGGCGCGCCTGGCCCTCGCGCTGGTGCTGCAGAAGTTCAAGTTCTCCGACCCCAGCGACTACAAGATGGACGTTCGGGAGGCGCTGACGCGCAAGCCCGGGGACTTCACACTGGTCGTGCGCGCCCGCCAGGAGCACGAGCGCACCGTCTTCGGCGCCGCGGACCTGCAGACCGACGACACGCGGCAGCAGGTCGCGGTCAGCGGTGTCGGGGTGAACCTGACCGTCGCCTACGGCTCCAGCCTCGGCTCGTGCGAGGACCTGGCGCGCACCATCGCCGACCGCGGCGAACGCTCGGGGTTCGGCACCACCCTGGTCGGCCTGGACGAGCTGGGCGACAACCTCCCCACCGAGGGACTGCTCGTCGTCGTGGCCTCCAGCTACAACGGCAAGGCCCCGGACAACGCGCAGCGCTTCGACGACCTGCTCGCCGCCGGCCTCCCGGAGGGCTCACTGTCGAACGTGCGGTTCGCACTGCTGGGTGCCGGCAACACCCAGTGGGTGGCCACCTACCAGGGCTTTCCCAAGCGGATTGAGGCGGGCCTGCTGGCCGCCGGCGCCACCCGCGTCATCGAGCGCGGCATCGCCGATGCCGCCGGTGACTTCGACGGCATGGCCAGCCGATGGATGAACACCCTGTGGACGACCCTGGCCGAGGAGTACGCCGCCGACGCCTCCGAAACCACCGGGCCGCGCTTCCAGGTCCAGCTGCTCACCGAAGCCGACGTGCGCCCCGCGATCGTCTCAGAACAGGCCTACCCCCTCACTGTCGTGGCCAACGACGAACTCGTCAGCGACGCGACCGGCCTGTGGGACTTCAGCATCGAGCCCCCGCGCCCGGCCGCGAAGTCCATCACCGTCGAGCTCCCCGACGGAGTCACCTACGACACCGGCAACCACTTGGCCGTCTTCGCCAAGAACGAGCCGCAGCTGGTCAACCGCGCCCTCGCACGGCTCGGCGTCGACCGCGACCAGGTCCTGCGCCTGGACCAGCCCGCAGGCGGCCGCACCCACCTTCCGGTGGGCACCCCTGTCACCGCAGGGCTGCTCTTCACCGAGTTCGTGGAGCTGCAGGACGTGGCCACCCGCTCCCAGATACAGGCGCTGGCCGAGCACACCCAGTGCCCGTGGACCCGGCCCCAGTTGCAGGCATATACGGCCGACACGGCCGAGGCCGAGGAGCGCTACCAGACCGAGGTCCTGGGCAAGCGCGTCTCCGTGCTCAACCTCTTGGAGCGCTTCCCCGCGGTCGAACTGCCGCTGGCGGTCGCTCTGGAGATGATGGGCCCGATCCGCCCCCGCTTCTACTCCATCTCCTCCTCCCCACTGGCCGACCCCCGGCACGTGCGCCTGACCGTCGGCCTCCTGGAAGGACCGGCCCTGTCGGGCGATGGCCGATACCGCGGCACCTGCTCCTCCTACATCGTAAGCCTCAATCCCGGCGACGTCGTCTACGGCTATGTGCGCGTGCCCTCCCCGACTTTCGCCCCGCCTGCCGACCCCGCCACGCCGCTGATCCTCATCGGCCCCGGAACCGGCATCGCGCCGCTGCGCGGTTTCCTGGAGGAGCGAGCCCACCAGCACGAAAACGGCACCCAGGTGGGCCTGTCCCAGGTCTTCGTCGGCTGCCGCCACCCCGAGCACGACTACTTCTACCGCCAGGAGATGCAGGACTGGGAGCAGGCCGGGATCGCCCAGGTGCACACCGCCTTCTCCGCAGTGGCCGGCCACCCGGCCCGCTTCGTCCAGGACGCCATCGCAGGCGCCGCCGACACCGTGTGGCAGGCCATCCAGAACGGCGCATACGTCTATGTCTGCGGGGACGGCCGCCGCATGGCACCCGCCGTGCGCGAGGCGCTCGCGGCTATCTACCGCAGGCACACCGGCAGCGACGACGAGACCGCCCAGCAGTGGCTCGCCCAGCTCGAAGCCGACGAGCGCTACCAGCAGGACGTCTTCGCCTAG
- a CDS encoding zinc-binding dehydrogenase, with protein sequence MDTMLAGRFHLDSKKFAVEEVPIPVPGPGEVLIEVKAAGVCLSDVHLIDGSLVPLFATSDTVTVGHEVAGVIHTLGPDLKRGLTVGTRVTLEAGKTCGQCAGCVRRRPCTQMLTAGIDYDGGWAQYTVAREDTLIPIADSLPFDQAAIIPDAVSTPYAAVVATAGVRPAQSVGIWGVGGVGAHNVRVARLAGAAPIIAVDPLPGARERALAFGADFALDPAAPDFADQVHAATGGRGLDFAFDCAGVPAVREQAAATLGLNGVLILVGISPRPITISEGLTFNYLGKQVRGHYGGTPESVTELVRLAEVGRLDLAPSITDHIPLAEAAAAVNRLENKIGDPIRLILVP encoded by the coding sequence ATGGACACCATGCTCGCCGGACGCTTCCACCTGGACAGCAAGAAGTTCGCCGTGGAGGAAGTACCCATCCCCGTTCCCGGCCCGGGCGAGGTCCTCATCGAGGTCAAGGCCGCAGGCGTCTGCCTCTCGGACGTCCACCTGATCGACGGTTCCCTCGTCCCCCTCTTCGCCACTTCCGACACGGTCACCGTCGGCCACGAGGTCGCCGGAGTGATCCACACCCTCGGCCCCGACCTCAAGCGCGGCCTGACCGTCGGCACCCGCGTCACCCTGGAGGCGGGCAAGACCTGCGGACAGTGCGCGGGCTGCGTGCGCCGCCGCCCCTGTACCCAGATGCTCACCGCCGGCATCGACTACGACGGTGGCTGGGCCCAGTACACCGTCGCTCGCGAGGACACCCTCATCCCCATCGCCGACAGCCTGCCCTTCGACCAGGCCGCGATCATCCCCGACGCGGTCTCCACCCCCTACGCGGCCGTCGTCGCCACCGCGGGGGTGCGCCCCGCACAGTCCGTCGGCATCTGGGGCGTGGGCGGTGTCGGCGCGCACAACGTCCGCGTCGCCCGCCTGGCCGGCGCGGCGCCGATCATCGCCGTCGACCCGCTGCCCGGCGCCCGGGAGCGTGCCCTGGCCTTCGGTGCGGATTTCGCCCTGGACCCGGCCGCCCCCGACTTCGCAGACCAGGTCCACGCGGCCACCGGCGGACGGGGCCTCGACTTCGCCTTCGACTGCGCCGGCGTGCCGGCGGTCCGTGAGCAGGCCGCCGCCACGCTGGGCCTGAACGGGGTCCTCATCCTGGTCGGCATCAGCCCCAGGCCGATCACCATCAGCGAGGGCCTGACCTTCAACTACCTGGGCAAGCAGGTCCGCGGCCACTACGGCGGCACTCCCGAATCCGTCACCGAGCTGGTCCGGCTGGCCGAGGTCGGCCGTCTCGACCTGGCCCCGTCCATCACCGACCACATCCCGCTCGCCGAGGCCGCTGCCGCGGTCAACCGCCTGGAGAACAAGATCGGCGATCCGATCCGCCTCATCCTCGTCCCCTGA
- a CDS encoding TetR/AcrR family transcriptional regulator yields the protein MPLTEAGIYAAAVQLIDTDGVEALTMRKLATVLDANPMSLYHHVPNKDALLRGVARMVGAQFRTVTLEDAPWQERMRLLATDFRTLAHRHPKLMAYSFSHQADFIQPEDPFWVSLAAILDAAGVPHSEFPQIAALVCAVITGVLSAELNGALRQWSSLKPPALGEDGLTGPSHDEVEVFRLALDTIITGLESRLAVGDGSLGADH from the coding sequence GTGCCTCTGACCGAGGCCGGCATCTACGCTGCCGCCGTGCAGCTCATCGATACGGATGGGGTCGAGGCGCTCACCATGCGCAAACTCGCGACCGTCCTTGATGCGAACCCGATGTCGCTGTACCACCACGTACCGAACAAGGACGCCCTACTGCGCGGCGTAGCCAGAATGGTCGGCGCCCAGTTCCGCACCGTGACACTGGAGGACGCTCCGTGGCAGGAGCGCATGCGCCTGCTCGCCACGGACTTCCGGACGCTGGCACACCGCCACCCCAAGCTCATGGCGTATTCGTTCAGCCACCAGGCTGACTTCATCCAACCCGAAGATCCGTTCTGGGTTTCGCTCGCCGCGATCCTGGATGCCGCCGGGGTGCCGCACTCCGAGTTCCCGCAGATCGCCGCCCTCGTGTGCGCCGTCATCACCGGAGTCCTCAGCGCCGAGCTCAACGGCGCGCTCCGCCAGTGGTCCAGCCTCAAGCCCCCCGCTCTCGGCGAAGACGGACTCACCGGGCCGAGCCACGACGAAGTCGAGGTCTTCCGCCTGGCGCTGGACACGATCATCACGGGCCTGGAAAGCCGGCTTGCAGTCGGTGACGGCAGTCTGGGCGCCGACCATTGA
- a CDS encoding TetR/AcrR family transcriptional regulator: protein MPTSAPPKNRFERRRAETRHALVRAARQILAETGDTSASIQAIAERADVGFGSFYNHFESKTELFDAAVTDALDEFGQVIDERVQDIADPAELVAAGFRLTARMADSHPELMRILRDRGLAYIHSDRGLAPRALRDLENGIASGRFTCRNATTALSALGGTLMSLVALRLARPDLDGDEAASDLAEMVLRMLGVPADDAHQVTRRPLPGLD, encoded by the coding sequence ATGCCGACGTCAGCCCCGCCCAAGAACCGCTTCGAGCGGCGCCGTGCCGAGACCCGTCACGCGCTAGTCCGCGCGGCCCGGCAGATCCTCGCCGAGACCGGCGACACCAGCGCCAGCATCCAGGCCATCGCCGAGCGTGCGGACGTCGGTTTCGGCTCCTTCTACAACCACTTCGAGTCCAAGACGGAGCTGTTCGACGCCGCGGTGACCGACGCCCTGGACGAGTTCGGGCAGGTCATCGACGAGCGGGTACAGGACATCGCCGACCCGGCCGAGCTCGTCGCCGCGGGTTTCCGGCTCACCGCCCGCATGGCCGACTCCCACCCTGAGCTCATGCGGATCCTGCGCGACCGCGGCCTGGCCTACATCCACTCCGATCGCGGACTCGCCCCGCGAGCTCTGCGCGACCTGGAGAACGGCATCGCCTCGGGTCGCTTCACCTGCCGCAACGCGACGACCGCCCTGTCCGCCCTGGGCGGCACGCTGATGTCCCTCGTGGCGCTGCGACTGGCCCGCCCCGACCTCGACGGGGACGAAGCCGCCTCGGACCTGGCCGAGATGGTCCTGCGCATGCTGGGCGTCCCGGCGGACGACGCCCACCAGGTGACCCGGCGGCCACTGCCCGGCCTCGATTGA